From the Coffea eugenioides isolate CCC68of chromosome 1, Ceug_1.0, whole genome shotgun sequence genome, the window AGCAACGCGAGGGCACAACACAAATATCTAAAACTTAGAGGGCACTTGGCAGACTCCAGCCAGCTTGAAGATCTCCGAACGACACAATACTAACTAACTACTCCCTACGCAGTTGTCTGCAATGGACGCTCGAGGAAGAAGACATGTACCTCTTCGATGGCCTCTGCTAATGCTATCCTTGATCATCTCCTCTTCCTTAATCTCTGCTACTTCTTCTGATAAAGTTACCCTGGAGCTGTACTATGAGACCCTTTGTCCCTACTGCGCCAATTTCATCGTTAATTATCTGTACAAGCTTTTTGATACGGGACTCATCGAGATCACCGATCTCAAGCTCATCCCTTATGGCAACGCTAAAATCAGACCCAATTCCACCGTCGTTTGTCAGGTAGTACCAAAATTGACCATCCCATTTATCATCCTCTCATTCTTGCAAGTGAAGATGTACACCTGCTTTATTTTTCCTAAAAGAGAATACGTGCGAAAGAAACAAGCTTTATATGTTTTTGCTCTGTGAGACTACTGTTTGGAGTCTCAACCACTCTTCTTTGGAAAGATGGTAGAATCTTTGTACCTAACCGTCAAGACTCGAGATTGGTCTTCTCCTTTAGCTTTCCGCGTCTCCCTTTACAGTTCTTAATTTTCTGTTTCAATTCTATAAATATGAATCTTAGAGTTGTTACTTGAAGCATATCCAATTAGCCACACAACACGCTAGGAATCCACGTTACATGTCTAACGCTTTTGTTGTTAAACTGAGCTCAGATATTTGTTGAATAGGCAAAAGTATACATCATTATAGTGAGACGGGCATGCTTGTGAGACATATACAAGAATATTTGCTTTTGATAGGTATATAGATACATAAATTAACACCGATCCTGCTGTTCTCGGGTGCAAAAAGGCTTCACAGTGtattaaattttttaacatTTATATACACAAGAAGAATCTGCCTTCTCGAAGACTCATTGTTAAGACAAACTGTGTGGTGAGTTGATAAGAGTGCACTGTTGAACTCGTGGGATTTATTTCTGCTTGCTGTttaattttctgaatttttagTTATCTTTTTGAAAATTGACATGCTAGGTTGGTGTAACTTCAAGAAAAATGAGAGCCCTTATGTATTTAAGATTAGTTGACGGACAATTTTAGCCGTTAGCTTAAACTTTTACAGCAGTGCATATTGTGGTCCAGTTTAACATTTCATTACTTACAAAAGAAAGCTGAGCGgcagaagaagaaaagaattggATTCTCTAAATACTTAAgtttttcatttactttttcaagtaaaggaagggaaaatgggaaaaaaaaaacgaaataATAGTTGATAAATAAAGGATAACAGACTGGTGGGTATAATACTATCTTCCCAGGTTGTCTTTGTCTATGAAGAAGAATTCTTTTGCTTGTTTtaccctatcttttgatgtgtAACCTCTCGCTATCATTGACGAGGAACCTGGAATATCTGTAAAGAATTATGAATTTCAAGCTTCAGAGTCATATGATTCCCACATTTCACATGACTAAGATctattttctccttttcttgctCTTTCTCACGTTCGTCTCTCCCATTTCATGCAAGAAAGTATCATTGGGATTATCCTATGAAAGCAATTGCCCTTATAGTGTCCTTTTTGTTGTTGAAGATCTATATAAAATCTTCTATAATGGGCTCATTGATATAGTTGATCTCCATCTGGTTCCTTGGGGTAATGCCAGAATCCTTGACAACAATACCATCCAATGCCAGGTTTTTGGCACAATTTACTTTCGTTTTCTCAACCTATAAAATTGTTGATTGTTAGGCAACTGACAGTAAACAGAATTAGCATTCTTGAGTTTTTCGTTGTTGCTTTGTTAGTCACCCAGGAGATTGATACTGAAAGGAGTCAAGTATTCTACAACTGATGCACATATgtaattattttctattttctggTGGTTGCAGCATGGACCATATGAATGCTTACTGAACACCATAGAGGCGTGTGCAATCGATGTGTGGCCAGATGTGGTGagtccttttgttttcctttgatGCACCTAAATGGATATAATCCAAGCCTTATATTGCCTGATTATACTGAGAGCTTTATAACATTAGTTGCCGCTCTGTTTCTGGGGTGTAACCAATTTCGTTCTTCCACCTTGttgtattttatattttttatcttttcttttccattttcgcTCTGAACTTCATAAATACAGTTCAGTTTGTTTATGTCGGATGATGGCATAAATTTGAGGTGTGTTCAGTAGAAAGGGGAGTTCTTACCACTTGAGCTGCATCCTTACCTCAATGAATCTTTCCTTCCAGTATGCCATATACTGGAAGGAAGACCTTTTGGTTATATCTGTGACATGTATACAATGAGAGATTATCATTGCAAACTTTCTAGCTTGTCACTAAATGAACGCATGAGCGGTACATATTGAAATAAATTCTAGCTTTGTTATTGCAGTTTTGCTTCGGATTCTTAAGGCTGAAATATggagtttttgtttttcttggattgTTTTCCAATTTCCCCAAATGATGATATGGTTTTAATTAATTTGCTTATATCTGTAACTCGagccttttatttttatttttttctgcaGCATGCACATTTTCCCTTCATCTATTGCGTAGAAAAACTAATATACGATGGGAAGAAAACTGAGTGGGAGACGTGCTTTTTGAAGTTGGGTTTGGATGAAAAGCCTGTCACTGATTGCTATGAAAGTGGACGTGGAAAAGAGGTTAGTTTCCTTGGCTTATTACATACTACGAATCTTTTTTACAATGTACCTGATATGCACATGACAAGCATTTGCGAATAAGTCTCTCTAAATCGTACAACCAATGGGGAACCATGTCTGCTACTACATTTCTTTTTGTGTTCCTATCTTTTTGTGAATTCAGCGTCACTTTTGCGAATAAGTCTCTCTGGTTGACCTGtaataaaaagttaaaaacCTGTCCTGTGCAGCTTAATCTAAGAAATGCAGCAGTGACAGGTGACCTGCGACCTCCTCACACATACGTGCCTTGGGTAACTGTGGATGGACAGCCGCTTTATGATGTAAGTTTTCCTTCAATAGAGTATCATGTAATTTCATGAGTATattctctttgttttttctttcagAAATGAGTTATCAGCTGTttatttagggtttaaagaatTTTCAGTGCATCGAATACTTCCTGAAGTGTAGCTGGTAGTAACATAGTTCGTGCCTAGCGCACACACTCAAAATCCCTTCTTGTCTTGTGCTTCTCTTCTTTCTCTAATCTCCAACAACACATACAATTTATCCCTTTGGGTTTGTCCAGATAGCAAGAGTGTAAGGCTGCCTATATTTAGTTGTAAGTGGAGAAGCTCATACTAGAGCAAACCGAAAGAGGAAAGTCTTCCTTATTTACTGATGAAAATCCAtcatgtgtttaactgttacaGGACTACATAGACTTCGTAAGCTTCATCTGCAAGGCTTACAAAGGAAGTCCAGTGCCTGCTGCTTGCAGTGGATTGTCTGCAGCTGACGTTAGCGAAAAGGGAAGTTTGAACATTTTCACTCCGGTCTGCTATACAGGGGTGACAATTAAGTCGTTATTTTCCGGCATAACAACAGCTGTAGCATCATGGGTGCGGGGTGTTACAGAGGCGGCAGCTTGGGAATAGATCCATGTTGCTCTATATCATGCTCAGGCTGCTACTGTCTAAGAAAAGACACTACTGTAATTAGTCTGTTCATAAGGAGGTTATTCTACTTTAAGCTATAGGAAAAACGTTATGCTTTTTCTACATGATTGTAAGGTTCTCGTAATGATCATATGTCGCCTGTGAACGACGCAAGTATCCATGGATCCGCGAATACAAAAACTATACCATCTTAAATGTTCTACGTGTGTAATTTGAAGGAAAAGCAGTCTTTTGCTTGTAATAATTTCGACTTGTTATATGATTCAATCTTGAATATGAGAAAGTGCAATGGGGCCAGAGTTGCAGACAAGATAAATAAAATGGCTAATTCTGTCGTAGATGCTGGTGATGGAGCTTAGCAAAACAACTGTTAATAAAGGAAATAAATTTATCAATATTAGGCGCTTCCGGTGGGGCGTTTGCTTAGTTGTTCCGTTCGGGTATAGCCGTAAAACTGTGTTAATATGATGGTGGGCTGAAACATATCCATTTTCCCCATTCATTTTGGTGGGGATGGAGCGAAAGTGTTGGAGTTGGACGCATTCTTGGTTCTCGTTTTCGGAAAATCCGTTGGTGAAGATTTCCCACACTAAATAAGATTAATGCAGGTTGTTGAGTAACAACCGGTCGATATGTCCGAGTGGTTAAGGAGACAGACTCGAAATCTGTTGGGCTTTGCCTGCGCAGGTTCGAATCCTGCTGTCGACGTAGTTTTCGTTATCTGTCGAATTGCTTTTTCCCCTTCCACGTGAGGCAATTAATTGCGTCGCAATCTCCAGAATATTTCAAATGGGAATGGGTTTCATCCAATACCGCAATTTGAAGAAGGTTAAACTTGGGCTCCTGATTTCGCGCATTACTAGGCCCAATTCCCAGCGTACGCTACCCAGTTCCACGATTCAAACCTTCAAACTGACACTCTTGGCCCCAACAACCGAATTTATCATCCttgattttcttcttttggGTTTTGGAAACAAGATTTTATTGTCTTGAATTAGTTCAAAATATATTCTGCagttgtaattttttcttttcccttatCAATTTCAATAATCTGTCGagggcccttttccctccaAATTGATAACATAATAGCcaatttgtttttcattaaaCCTTAGGGACTATTTTGGTCCAGCTGCCAAAGTATGAAACAAGAAAATTgcaattctctctctctttttctcgtTACCTATTTTGAGATATGTTAACTTGAATGTACATCTAGCTTTAATTTAAATAACTTAACAGATATGTAAAAGGCACCCCTTCAAAATATATCAAATCTGATAACCACAAAAATAGTAGAATTgataaattaaaaagaaagcTCATTTACTCCAGCTTTCACAAATATTGGGAACTACCATAAGTCACAATAAAATTAACAAGAACAGAGCCCAATATTTACAATTTAGCTAGTCAAGTCTAGTCTATGCATCCCCTTCTACAGCAATAGACTGCTATTTATTACCTTAAGGCGGAGTGAATTAGACGTTAAACAAAAGTATTGATCGAGCCTCAAAAAAGAAAATCCCCATCAAcgaccaaatcaaccatttctCTACAGCACCCTTGGGCTGTGCATTATTATCTTCTAAGTAAACCTTATTTGGCACTTGagttttttaccaagtttgtcagttacaagttttttaaaaactttagctgcagtaatctcaaaaaacttttcaaaatttttaaactatacatttcaaaatattcaaaaatttacacacttcaaattttagacaaacatccaaaaaaactcatttgtcaAACGGGCCTATATGCAACACGTTATTCGACCCAGCCGACAATTTAAGGCCATCTAGTCTTCATTTTAGAATGATTGGCAGCCGAATAAACAAAACTAGTAGAAAAACTGTGCTTGTGAATGGGGCAAAAGAATGAGATGGGCTGAGAATtagtaaaccaaaaaaataaataaataaaattataaaaccTAAGTACGTAGATGAGAGCCCTGCAAATAAGACAAGGCATATAATGTTTCTTTAAGCGCATGAACGTTGTATTTATGTTGGAGAGGATACCAGCATACGTGAGTAGAGGGCAATCATCTAGAAGAAGATGGCGTCAGCGTCACCAAAATAATTAAGTgctaaaaataataatttagtagTAAGTAGTACATGCATAATGGAGCACTGATTAAACAAACATATATGCTGCCAGTGCAGGGAGGCAAATGGATACGTGCGATGTCATTTCTTGAAGATTTGTGATGTTATTTTAATGTAGTATGATTTTTAAACAAAAACCAATCAAATTGTTGGATTGTCTTGCGCAAATAGTAGTAATTAACAAGAAGCGAAAGAAGAGAAAGGATGAGGGATTATCTTACCAATTCTTTCATCATCAACTGAAAACGTATGAGA encodes:
- the LOC113782558 gene encoding gamma-interferon-responsive lysosomal thiol protein isoform X2, coding for MDARGRRHVPLRWPLLMLSLIISSSLISATSSDKVTLELYYETLCPYCANFIVNYLYKLFDTGLIEITDLKLIPYGNAKIRPNSTVVCQHGPYECLLNTIEACAIDVWPDVHAHFPFIYCVEKLIYDGKKTEWETCFLKLGLDEKPVTDCYESGRGKELNLRNAAVTGDLRPPHTYVPWVTVDGQPLYDDYIDFVSFICKAYKGSPVPAACSGLSAADVSEKGSLNIFTPVCYTGVTIKSLFSGITTAVASWVRGVTEAAAWE
- the LOC113782558 gene encoding gamma-interferon-responsive lysosomal thiol protein isoform X1; the protein is MNFKLQSHMIPTFHMTKIYFLLFLLFLTFVSPISCKKVSLGLSYESNCPYSVLFVVEDLYKIFYNGLIDIVDLHLVPWGNARILDNNTIQCQHGPYECLLNTIEACAIDVWPDVHAHFPFIYCVEKLIYDGKKTEWETCFLKLGLDEKPVTDCYESGRGKELNLRNAAVTGDLRPPHTYVPWVTVDGQPLYDDYIDFVSFICKAYKGSPVPAACSGLSAADVSEKGSLNIFTPVCYTGVTIKSLFSGITTAVASWVRGVTEAAAWE